A region from the Lycium barbarum isolate Lr01 chromosome 8, ASM1917538v2, whole genome shotgun sequence genome encodes:
- the LOC132605856 gene encoding autophagy-related protein 11-like, producing MSNDGSQFAETEISIDFAEKIDCEELFQSSEVLDISGTSKMEVENAKLSAELASKITFMCSTCPEFDYESLDDTKIDSLLKEAREKTSEALHEKEEYEKHLHSMLKAKQIQCKSYEKRIQELEQRLSDHYSQGHAHSADEGVSNLTVSAVKNDDSKPAEVMDEVSCPFSSSNIKSGSKQIKEQEGLDDNTVVSSGMVNPQLDTSMLDPHGDEEHEDHLVEDKKDTALATSSMAVSISQPQTDMPSDVTAEQGLHAKAREDLLLELQGVLGDKSKLLDESESKVKSLTKEVAKLVTELEIRGKILDESQVSPKGTSRYLSSSSVFQDFEVPLLDAS from the exons ATGTCTAATGATGGTTCTCAGTTCGCGGAAACCGAGATAAGTATTGACTTTGCTGAGAAAATCGATTGTGAGGAATTATTTCAGAGCTCGGAGGTTCTGGATATTTCTGGAACTAGCAAAATGGAAGTGGAAAATGCAAAATTGAGTGCTGAACTTGCTTCTAAAATAACCTTTATGTGTTCTACCTGTCCTGAATTTGATTATGAATCGCTCGATGACACTAAAATCGATAGTTTACTAAAAGAAGCAAGAGAGAAAACCTCTGAGGCTCTACACGAGAAAGAAGAGTATGAAAAACACCTTCATTCTATGCTTAAGGCGAAGCAAATTCAATGTAAATCTTATGAAAAACGGATTCAGGAGTTGGAACAGAGGTTATCTGATCATTACTCGCAAGGGCACGCACATTCTGCTGATGAGGGTGTATCTAACTTAACTGTTTCAGCCGTGAAGAACGATGACAGCAAGCCTGCCGAAGTCATGGATGAGGTTTCTTGTCCCTTTAGTTCATCAAATATCAAATCTGGCTCTAAACAAATCAAGGAACAAGAAGGCTTAGATGATAATACGGTTGTTTCCTCTGGTATGGTGAACCCTCAGTTGGATACATCTATGCTAGATCCACATGGCGATGAAGAGCATGAAGACCACCTTGTGGAAGATAAGAAAGATACGGCACTTGCGACAAGTTCAATGGCTGTGAGTATATCCCAGCCTCAGACCGACATGCCTTCTGACGTAACTGCTGAACAAGGTTTGCATGCTAAAGCTAGAGAGGATCTTCTCCTGGAGTTGCAAGGTGTCCTGGGTGATAAATCAAAGCTACTGGATGAAAGCGAAAGCAAGGTGAAATCCTTGACAAAGGAGGTAGCCAAACTGGTGACGGAGTTGGAGATCAGAGGAAAGATTCTTGATGAATCTCAG GTATCTCCAAAGGGCACTTCAAGGTATCTATCATCATCAAGTGTCtttcaagattttgaagttcCTTTGCTTGACGCCTCGTGA
- the LOC132605855 gene encoding uncharacterized protein LOC132605855 translates to MEASPILASSKHNTFSHRHFHKYFVRKNFSTNNRIQPQRKNLAKTPKSHFPNSLAIPLNNVNGRLPPVQCSFSNTTEKHNCSHRHFHKHLVGNKSILEKIPKSHLPSNVNSSRFQSLLPIQCSFSNTTEKDTQNPLFKSLNELNGVSLESLKTVFSQLTPFKVIKWGLIFSISIAATKWTVNVLVNPFFWMYFSMTWLFWPWLVAISLASYSLYCLNKHLNDEANGFEQFAIVTSAFTWLTLVPPAHFNGFLEGWPVVFFFVYHYFFFLNVSIRKRMYGDYNPREHDPKWDISLPNWKKLLFCVGVMVGHWLAAFEGPELHLIPGGWNNFGIWGLILMTLFMQYHSTLYLAKYSEKVVVPTAVVQFGPYRFVRHPIYASTMLLFVAYCVALRAPLSALFIAVVCSMYYGNKARLEESLMVENFGERYMEYASRVKYKLIPFVY, encoded by the coding sequence ATGGAAGCATCACCAATTCTTGCCTCCTCAAAACACAACACTTTTTCTCACAGACATTTTCACAAATACTTTGTGCGCAAGAACTTCTCTACAAACAACCGCATACAACCCCAAAGAAAAAATCTTGCAAAAACACCCAAATCCCACTTTCCTAATTCCTTAGCAATTCCCCTCAACAATGTCAATGGTAGGTTACCACCAGTCCAGTGTTCATTTTCAAACACAACAGAAAAACACAACTGTTCTCACAGACATTTCcacaaacacttggtgggcaacAAGTCAATTCTTGAAAAAATACCCAAATCCCACTTGCCTAGTAATGTCAATTCTTCTAGGTTTCAGTCTTTACTGCCAATCCAATGTTCATTTTCAAATACAACAGAAAAAGACACTCAAAACCCATTATTCAAAAGCTTAAATGAGTTAAATGGGGTTTCTTTGGAGTCACTAAAAACCGTTTTTTCGCAATTGACACCGTTTAAAGTGATCAAATGGGGTTTGATTTTTTCAATTTCTATTgctgctaccaaatggactgTGAATGTATTGGTGAATCCATTTTTCTGGATGTATTTTAGTATGACATGGTTATTTTGGCCATGGTTAGTGGCTATAAGTCTTGCAAGTTACAGTCTTTATTGCTTAAACAAGCATTTAAACGACGAAGCAAATGGGTTTGAGCAATTTGCTATTGTTACTTCAGCTTTCACTTGGCTTACATTAGTCCCACCTGCACATTTCAATGGTTTTCTTGAAGGTTGGCCTGTTGTGTTCTTTTTCGTGTACCattatttctttttcttgaatgtgAGTATTCGAAAACGAATGTACGGTGATTACAACCCGAGAGAGCATGATCCGAAATGGGATATTAGTCTGCCCAACTGGAAGAAGCTGTTGTTTTGTGTTGGAGTTATGGTTGGTCATTGGCTTGCGGCGTTTGAAGGGCCGGAGCTGCATCTTATACCCGGTGGATGGAACAATTTCGGTATTTGGGGTTTGATTTTGATGACGTTGTTTATGCAGTATCATTCGACGTTGTATTTAGCCAAGTATTCGGAGAAGGTGGTTGTGCCTACTGCTGTCGTACAATTTGGTCCGTATCGGTTCGTTCGCCATCCTATTTATGCTTCGACTATGCTCTTGTTTGTTGCTTATTGTGTTGCACTTAGGGCGCCTTTGAGTGCTCTTTTCATTGCTGTCGTTTGCTCCATGTATTATGGGAATAAAGCTAGGTTAGAGGAAAGTTTGATGGTGGAGAACTTTGGTGAGAGATATATGGAGTATGCAAGTAGAGTTAAATACAAGCTTATTCCTTTTGTTTATTAG
- the LOC132607646 gene encoding GTP-binding protein YPTM2-like — protein MVRIIVVYDVTNQESFNNVKQWLSEIDRYASDNVNKLLVGNKCDLTAQKVVSTETAQAFADEIGTPFMKTSAKSVTNVEQTFMAMVASIKNRMASQPARAVAVNLERTKLCCLDDDSDVDLW, from the coding sequence AATAATTGTGGTTTATGATGTAACCAACCAAGAGAGCTTCAACAATGTCAAGCAATGGTTGAGTGAAATAGACCGATATGCAAGTGATAATGTGAACAAACTTCTTGTTGGAAATAAGTGTGATCTCACAGCACAGAAGGTAGTTTCCACAGAGACAGCTCAGGCTTTTGCTGATGAGATTGGCACACCTTTCATGAAAACAAGTGCAAAAAGTGTCACTAATGTAGAACAGACTTTCATGGCTATGGTTGCTTCAATCAAGAACAGAATGGCAAGCCAACCGGCAAGAGCGGTTGCTGTTAATCTTGAAAGGACGAAGCTCTGTTGCCTTGATGATGATTCTGATGTGGATCTGTGGTGA